A stretch of the Triplophysa dalaica isolate WHDGS20190420 chromosome 19, ASM1584641v1, whole genome shotgun sequence genome encodes the following:
- the LOC130408345 gene encoding leucine--tRNA ligase, cytoplasmic-like, whose protein sequence is MTERKGTAKLDFLRKIEEEVQQKWEKEKMFEINAPASTGESTNKNKYFVTFPYPYMNGRLHLGHTFCLSKCEFAVGYQRLRGKHCLFPFGLHCTGMPIKACADKLKREMELYGFPPQFPDEDEEEEEKPKINDEIIIKDKAKGKKSKAVAKSGCSKFQWDIMRSLGLRDNEIGKFAEAEHWLDYFPPLAVEDLKKMGLKVDWRRSFITTDVNPFYDSFVRWQFITLKERKKIMFGKRYTIYSPKDGQPCMDHDRQTGEGVGPQEYTLVKMKMIEPYPSKLSGLKGKNIFLVAATLRPETMFGQTNCWLRPDMMYIVFETASGELFISTQRSARNMSYQGFTKENAQVPVIMQIMGKDILGCALSAPLTSYKTIYALPMLTIKEDKGTGVVTSVPSDAPDDIAALRDIKKKQALREKYGIQDHMVLPFEPVPIIEVPGYGNLSAPLVCDELKIQSQNDREKLAEAKEKVYLKGFYEGIMLVESFKGQKVQDVKKPIQKMMVEKGEALIYMEPEKQVMSRSGDECVVALCDQWYLDYGNEEWKKQTTGLLTALETFCDETRKNFEATLAWLQEHACSRTYGLGTRLPWDEQWLIESLSDSTIYMAFYTLAHLLQGGVLNGQGPSPLGIRPEQMTREVWDYIFFKTVPFPKTDIPKDHLQKLRREFEFWYPVDVRVSGKDLVPNHLSYYLYNHVAMWPNDSGKWPQAVRANGHLLLNSEKMSKSTGNFLTLSQAISKFSADGMRLALADAGDTVEDANFVEAMADAGILRLYTWVEWVKEMIANQNNLRTGPPDTFNDRVFISEMNSSIVKTEQHYERMMYKEALKSGFFEFQAEKDKYRELAIEGMHRDLVFQFIEKQTLLLAPICPHLCEHTWSLLGKRSSVTKASWPTAGPVDEVLNRSSQYLMDTAHDLRLRLKAYMQPAKNKKGDNKPPAKPTHCNIYIAKTYPPWQHSALSLLGKHYKSNNGSLPDKKVIAMELGAMPELKKYMKRAMPFVAMIKENLEKNGPRVLDLELEFDERAVLLENIVYLTNSLELDQIDVVFASEADDKVKEDCCPGKPFCVFRSEPGVSVSMLNPQPATGLFSTKMEIRQGDRKDSIIRRLSRVNRGIKDLSKVKLMRFEDPVLGPRRIPVLGKEEEGKLAISDSSVFHISLEKSTVHMSDNGFKMDIGDTLIYLVQ, encoded by the exons ATGACG GAACGTAAAGGAACGGCGAAGCTCGACTTCTTGAGGAAGATCGAGGAAGAGGTCCAGCAGAAATGGGAGAAGGAGAAGATGTTCGAGATAAACGCTCCAGCCTCCACTGGAGAAAGTACCAA TAAGAACAAGTACTTTGTTACATTTCCTTACCCGTACATGAATGGGAGACTTCATCTCGGGCACACGTTTTGTCTGTCTAAGTGTGAG TTTGCTGTGGGTTACCAGCGTTTGAGAGGAAAACATTGTCTTTTCCCATTTGGATTGCACTGTACTGGAATGCCAATCAAA GCATGTGCAGACAAGTtgaagagagagatggagcTCTACGGGTTCCCGCCACAGTTTCCtgatgaagatgaggaggaggaagagaagcCGAAGATCAATGATGAGATCATCATCAAGGACAAGGCAAAGGGCAAGAAG AGCAAAGCCGTGGCCAAGTCTGGATGCTCCAAGTTCCAGTGGGACATTATGAGATCCCTGGGGCTGCGTGACAATGAAATCGGGAAGTTTGCCGAAGCCGAACATTGGCTGGATTATTTTCCTCCGCTTGCTGTAGAAGACCTTAAGAAAATGGGTTTGAAG GTTGATTGGCGTCGTTCCTTCATCACGACGGATGTAAACCCCTTCTACGACTCTTTTGTTAGGTGGCAGTTTATCACTCTGAAAGAGAGGAAAAAGATCATGTTTGGGAAGAG ATATACCATATACTCTCCCAAAGATGGGCAGCCGTGCATGGACCATGACAGACAAACGGGAGAG GGAGTTGGTCCTCAAGAATACACCCTTGTCAAGATGAAGATGATTGAACCGTACCCATCAAAACTCAG TGGTCTTAAAGGCAAGAACATCTTTCTGGTAGCTGCAACTCTGAGACCCGAAACCATGTTCGGTCAGACAAACTGCTGGCTACGTCCGGATATGATGTACATTGTGTTTGAGACTGCCAGTGGCGAGCTGTTCATCAGCACACAGCGTTCGGCCAGGAACATGTCCTATCAGGGCTTCACCAAAGAGAACGCCCAGGTTCCTGTTATCATGCAGATCATGGGAAAG GACATCCTGGGCTGTGCATTGAGCGCCCCCCTCACCTCCTACAAGACCATCTACGCCCTACCGATGCTTACCATAAAGGAAGATAAAG GAACTGGAGTCGTCACCAGCGTGCCGTCAGACGCGCCGGATGATATAGCTGCTCTGAGGGACATCAAAAAGAAACAG gCTTTGAGAGAGAAGTATGGAATTCAGGATCATATGGTTCTACCCTTTGAGCCG GTGCCCATCATTGAGGTACCAGGATATGGAAACCTATCGGCTCCTCTTGTTTGTGACGAACTAAAGATTCAAAGCCAGAACGACAGAGAGAAGCTTGCAGAGGCCAAAGAGAAAGTCTACCTCAAGGGCTTTTACGAGGGG ATTATGTTGGTTGAAAGTTTCAAGGGGCAGAAGGTCCAGGATGTGAAGAAACCCATTCAGAAGATGATGGTGGAAAAG GGTGAAGCTCTGATCTACATGGAGCCAGAGAAGCAGGTGATGTCTCGCTCTGGGGATGAGTGCGTGGTGGCGCTGTGTGATCAATG GTATCTGGATTACGGCAATGAAGAATGGAAAAAACAAACCACAGGCCTCCTGACGGCTCTGGAGAC GTTTTGCGATGAAACCAGGAAGAACTTTGAGGCGACATTGGCTTGGCTCCAGGAGCACGCCTGCTCTAGGACATATGGATTGG GAACACGGTTGCCATGGGATGAACAATGGCTCATTGAGTCCCTGTCGGACTCCACCATCTACATGGCCTTCTACACCCTGGCACATCTTCTCCAGGGAGGGGTCCTCAACGGACAGGGACCCTCGCCACTGGGAATAAG ACCCGAGCAGATGACGAGGGAAGTGTGGGATTACATCTTCTTCAAAACAGTCCCTTTTCCAAAGACGGACATCCCAAAGGATCACCTACAAAAGCTCAGGAGAGAGTTTGAGTTCTGGTACCCTGTCGATGTGAGAGTGTCAGGAAAAGACCTGGTGCCCAATCACCTCTCCTACTATCTGTACAACCATGTAGCCATGTGGCCCAATGACAG TGGAAAATGGCCACAAGCAGTACGGGCCAATGGTCATCTTTTGCTAAACTCTGAAAAG ATGTCCAAATCCACTGGCAACTTCCTCACTTTGAGTCAAGCTATCTCAAAGTTTTCTGCAGATG GCATGCGTTTGGCTCTGGCCGATGCAGGGGACACGGTGGAGGATGCTAACTTTGTGGAGGCCATGGCGGATGCTGGAATCCTGCGGCTGTATACATGGGTGGAGTGGGTGAAAGAGATGATAGCCAATCAGAACAACCTGAGGACTGGACCACCTGACACCTTTAATGACAGAGTATTCATTAG TGAAATGAACTCCAGCATTGTTAAAACGGAGCAGCATTATGAGAGGATGATGTACAAGGAGGCATTGAAGAGTGGATTCTTTGAGTTTCAG GCAGAGAAGGATAAATACAGAGAGCTGGCCATCGAGGGCATGCACAGAGATCTCGTGTTCCAGTTTATTGAGAAGCAAACACTCCTGCTGGCTCCCATCTGCCCCCACCTGTGTGAACACACCTGGTCCCTGCTGGGGAAG aGAAGTTCTGTAACGAAGGCCAGCTGGCCCACAGCCGGTCCGGTAGACGAGGTATTGAATCGATCCTCACAGTATCTGATGGATACGGCTCATGACCTCCGTCTGCGCCTGAAAGCTTACATGCAGCCAGCCAAAAACAAG AAAGGAGACAACAAACCTCCAGCCAAGCCCACACACTGTAACATCTATATAGCGAAGACCTACCCACCCTGGCAGCACAGCGCCCTCTCTCTGCTGGGCAAACATTACAAG AGCAACAATGGATCTCTTCCTGACAAAAAAGTCATCGCCATGGAGCTTGGAGCCATGCCAGAGCTGAAGAAGTACATGAAGAGAGCGATGCCCTTTGTAGCTATGATAAAG gaAAATCTGGAGAAAAATGGGCCGCGGGTTCTTGATCTAGAACTGGAGTTTGATGAGCGTGCCGTCCTGcttgaaaacattgtttatctCACCAATTCACTTGAG TTGGATCAGATAGACGTGGTGTTCGCCTCTGAAGCCGATGACAAAGTAAAGGAAGACTGTTGCCCTGGGAAACCGTTCTGTGTCTTTAGATCTGAG CCTGGAGTATCCGTGTCAATGTTGAACCCGCAGCCAGCCACCGGTCTGTTCTCCACTAAGATGGAGATTCGACAGGGAGACAGAAAAGACTCGATCATCCGCAGACTTTCTCGAGTTAACCGAGGGATCAAGG ATTTATCCAAAGTGAAACTGATGCGTTTTGAGGACCCTGTGCTCGGGCCCAGACGAATCCCCGTTCTGGGGAAAGAAGAAGAGGGAAAGCTTGCCATCTCGGACAGTTCGGTCTTCCACATCAGCCTGGAAAAAAGCACAGTTCATATGAGCGACAACGGCTTTAAAATGGATATCGGAGACACTTTAATCTATCTGGTTCAGTGA
- the plac8l1 gene encoding PLAC8-like protein 1, with amino-acid sequence MDSSGGRDEKLNVIGYEKMELPVLTQPGLGVTTTTVTNITQTGGDWSTGLFDVCGDTSTFLMGAFVPCCLDLNLAHQYGECLCLPLLPGSTFAMRVGIRERFKIRGSVCEDWTAVYCCYPLALCQMIRETKKRLKTQIYTVSTMLDSS; translated from the exons ATGGACTCATCTGGTGGAAGAGACGAGAAACTAAATGTAATAGGATATGAAAAGATGGAACTTCCTGTTCTCACTCAACCTGGTCTTGGCGTGACAACAACAACGGTGACCAATATCACTCAGACTGGAGGAGACTGGTCTACGGGACTCTTTGACGTTTGTGGTGACACCAGCACAT TTCTGATGGGTGCGTTTGTGCCCTGCTGTCTGGACCTGAATCTCGCTCATCAGTATGGAGAATGCTTGTGTTTGCCCCTGTTGCCCGGCTCCACGTTTGCCATGAGAGTGGGCATCAGAGAACGCTTTAAAATCAGG gGCAGTGTGTGTGAGGACTGGACCGCTGTATATTGCTGCTACCCTCTGGCCCTCTGTCAAATGATCAGAGAGACGAAGAAGAGGCTGAAGACACAAATCTACACTGTTTCCACCATGCTGGACAGCTCCTGA